One Salvia splendens isolate huo1 chromosome 12, SspV2, whole genome shotgun sequence genomic window carries:
- the LOC121757005 gene encoding probable carboxylesterase 4, mitochondrial, translating into MSGNKSCPLILIFFFIFYLLAAQSFAADSTDILYEIQPLIRVYKNGTVERLSGTDTVPPSLNPKSKVLSKDIIIQPSLNISARLYLPRSASASAARKLPLLVYIHGGAFFTESPFSSTYHGYLTSVVAEANVAAVSVNYRLAPENPLPAAYEDSWLVLKWIFSHSKDGGGCREAWLRNNVDFDRVYMSGDSAGGNIAHNVVVRAGSEETGRVRIRGLFLNCPHFWGKERIGNEASDPKMVAMEESIWIHAYPNSTGFDDRRLNPDYDPNISKLGCKKVVVYVAGNDILRDRGLQYKKALEKSKWEGVGRL; encoded by the coding sequence ATGTCCGGCAACAAGAGTTGTCCACTCatcctcattttcttcttcatcttttaTTTACTGGCGGCTCAATCTTTTGCCGCAGACTCCACAGACATATTGTATGAAATCCAACCACTCATTAGGGTTTACAAAAATGGCACCGTTGAGAGATTAAGCGGAACAGATACGGTTCCGCCGTCCCTCAATCCCAAATCCAAAGTTCTCTCCAAAGACATCATCATCCAGCCATCTCTCAACATCTCCGCTAGGCTCTATCTCCCTcgctccgcctccgcctccgccgcccGCAAACTTCCCCTTCTAGTCTACATCCACGGCGGCGCTTTCTTCACCGAATCCCCCTTCTCTTCCACCTACCACGGCTACCTAACCTCCGTCGTCGCCGAAGCCAACGTCGCCGCTGTCTCCGTCAATTACCGTTTAGCCCCCGAGAACCCTCTCCCCGCCGCCTATGAAGACTCATGGCTCGTCCTTAAATGGATCTTCTCCCACTCCAAAGACGGCGGAGGCTGTAGAGAGGCGTGGCTCCGAAACAACGTCGATTTCGACCGCGTTTACATGAGCGGAGACAGCGCCGGAGGCAACATAGCCCACAACGTGGTGGTCCGGGCCGGGTCGGAAGAAACGGGTCGGGTTAGGATCCGCGGTTTGTTCCTGAATTGCCCGCATTTTTGGGGGAAGGAGCGGATTGGGAATGAAGCGAGTGACCCGAAAATGGTGGCGATGGAGGAGAGTATATGGATCCATGCGTACCCGAATTCGACAGGGTTCGACGACCGGCGGTTGAACCCGGATTACGACCCGAATATTTCGAAGCTCGGGTGCAAAAAGGTGGTGGTTTATGTTGCTGGAAATGATATATTGAGAGATAGGGGATTGCAATATAAGAAGGCGTTGGAGAAGAGCAAGTGGGAAGGTGTTG